In Nicotiana tabacum cultivar K326 chromosome 11, ASM71507v2, whole genome shotgun sequence, a single window of DNA contains:
- the LOC107768196 gene encoding uncharacterized protein LOC107768196: protein MCLQEEPSVRPLIGDVVAAITSLEVAPPDELIPESLSPEKVSSDREISDDYEPKSSDNEDRSSEQNDEKVHYNTDNQKVAAESDEDDRASSDYGYGSTSGSSENEKDDSTYKHEGMTTKSGKWGSKSRRKSKLKSSSRTISSSSRRKSKVLRDAKKDSKEGFIQ, encoded by the coding sequence ATGTGTTTACAAGAAGAGCCATCAGTTCGTCCCTTGATCGGTGATGTTGTAGCTGCTATTACTTCCCTTGAAGTGGCTCCACCAGATGAACTGATTCCTGAATCTTTGTCACCTGAGAAAGTCAGTTCAGATAGAGAGATTTCAGATGATTACGAGCCAAAGAGTTCAGATAATGAGGATCGAAGCAGTGAACAAAATGACGAAAAAGTTCATTATAATACAGATAATCAAAAAGTTGCTGCTGAGAGTGATGAGGATGATAGAGCAAGTTCTGATTATGGATATGGAAGTACATCAGGATCTTCAGAGAATGAGAAAGACGACAGCACGTATAAACATGAAGGGATGACAACAAAATCTGGAAAATGGGGTTCCAAATCAAGACGCAAAAGCAAGTTAAAATCCTCCTCTCGAACAATCAGCTCAAGTTCAAGACGCAAAAGCAAGGTTTTAAGAGATGCCAAAAAAGACTCAAAAGAAGGATTCATTCAATGA
- the LOC142161741 gene encoding putative serine/threonine-protein kinase PBL25, which produces MSCLPCFQSKKTNEPPEDLPVARPLNAPSPPPHFENNNYKPPCENANKVDLASPVENGDSNAKTFTFRELASATKNFRQECLIGEGGFGRVFKGTLQGGEVVAVKQLDRTGTQGNKEFQVEVFMLTLLNHPNLVSLIGYCADGDQRILVYEYMPMGCLADHLIDIKEDQKPLDWQNRMKIASGAAQGLEYLHDKANPPIIYRDLRTTNILLDQDFNPRLSDYGLAKLAGGGNTSHISPRVMGTYGYCAPEYERSGELSFKSDVYSFGVVLLELITGRRAVDTTRPAEEQNLVAWAQPIFRNPKRFREIADPLLKNKFP; this is translated from the exons ATGAGTTGCCTCCCTTGTTTTCAGTCTAAGAAAACCAACGAGCCACCGGAGGACCTCCCGGTCGCTCGCCCCCTAAATGCTCCATCCCCTCCACCACATTTTG AAAATAACAACTACAAACCACCATGTGAAAATGCTAACAAAGTTGACCTAGCTAGCCCCGTTGAGAATGGGGATAGCAACGCTAAGACTTTCACATTCCGTGAGCTAGCCAGTGCAACAAAGAACTTCCGACAAGAATGCCTAATAGGAGAAGGTGGATTTGGAAGAGTGTTCAAGGGAACACTTCAAGGCGGAGAG GTTGTGGCAGTAAAACAACTAGACAGGACTGGAACACAAGGAAACAAGGAGTTTCAAGTTGAAGTGTTTATGCTAACTCTCCTTAACCACCCAAATCTGGTCAGTCTCATTGGATATTGTGCTGATGGAGATCAGAGGATTTTAGTCTATGAATACATGCCAATGGGCTGTCTTGCTGATCATCTAATTG ATATTAAGGAGGATCAAAAGCCACTAGATTGGCAAAACAGAATGAAGATAGCCTCAGGCGCAGCTCAAGGGCTTGAATATCTACATGATAAGGCCAACCCGCCAATCATTTATCGCGATCTAAGAACCACCAATATTCTATTAGATCAAGATTTTAATCCTAGACTTTCAGACTACGGCCTTGCCAAGCTTGCAGGTGGAGGGAATACATCACACATATCACCAAGGGTAATGGGAACCTACGGTTACTGTGCTCCAGAGTATGAAAGATCCGGTGAACTCTCTTTCAAGTCGGATGTATATAGTTTTGGAGTTGTTTTACTTGAACTTATTACAGGGCGCCGTGCAGTGGATACTACAAGGCCTGCAGAGGAGCAAAATTTAGTTGCTTGG GCACAACCCATTTTCAGGAATCCAAAAAGGTTCAGAGAAATAGCAGATCCACTTCTCAAAAACAAGTTTCCTTAG
- the LOC107768194 gene encoding putative F-box protein PP2-B12 translates to MAVESYEIFAGGDELPEGCLANALSLTSPKDACRLSLVASTFRSAAESDAVWERFLPPDYGDIISRSIDGPDSLAVGSKKELYLHLCDHPILIDGGTKSFSLEKWSGKKCYMLAARSLKIVWADTPRYWRWISLPESRFSEVAELLDVCWFDLSGKINTNMLSPDTRYGAYLVFTTKSRTYGFGNQPAESSVGITGHERETQTVYLDPQGGRRHRYQVVPRRLGIFTHHMAHILRHEVDTPYEPEGRYPKQRSDGWLEIELGEFFVKRGQEAELEMSLTELKGGNWKSGLIVEGIDIRPKEGK, encoded by the exons ATGGCGGTGGAGAGCTATGAAATTTTCGCCGGCGGCGACGAACTGCCGGAAGGTTGCTTAGCTAACGCGCTGTCGTTAACGAGTCCTAAGGACGCGTGCCGGCTTTCGCTCGTGGCTTCAACTTTCCGGTCGGCTGCTGAATCCGACGCCGTTTGGGAACGGTTTTTGCCGCCGGATTATGGTGACATCATTTCCCGGTCCATTGACGGTCCAGATTCACTCGCGGTCGGTTCGAAGAAAGAGCTTTACTTGCACCTCTGTGATCATCCTATCCTCATTGACGGTGGCACCAAG AGCTTCTCATTGGAGAAATGGAGTGGAAAGAAATGTTACATGTTAGCCGCAAGGTCGCTTAAGATTGTTTGGGCTGACACGCCTAGATATTGGAGATGGATTTCCCTTCCCGAGTCCAG GTTCTCAGAAGTTGCTGAGCTTCTTGATGTCTGCTGGTTTGACCTTTCTGGCAAAATTAACACCAATATGCTCTCACCTGACACTAGATATGGCGCTTACCTTGTCTTCACGACAAAATCCAGGACCTATGGATTTGGAAACCAACCTGCAGAGAGCTCAGTAGGGATTACCGGACATGAAAGAGAAACACAGACAGTTTATTTGGATCCTCAGGGAGGTCGGAGACACAGGTACCAAGTAGTCCCGAGACGCTTAGGAATATTCACCCACCACATGGCTCACATATTGAGACACGAAGTGGATACACCCTATGAACCGGAAGGCCGTTATCCGAAGCAGAGAAGTGATGGGTGGTTGGAAATTGAATTGGGAGAATTCTTTGTCAAGAGGGGGCAAGAAGCTGAACTGGAGATGAGCTTGACAGAGCTGAAGGGAGGTAACTGGAAAAGTGGCTTAATTGTTGAAGGGATTGATATCAGGCCTAAGGAGGGCAaatga